Proteins from one Fusobacterium periodonticum 1_1_41FAA genomic window:
- the pepT gene encoding peptidase T, producing MEKYSTLKERFLRYVKFNTRSDEKSETIPSTPSQMEFAKMLKKELEDLGLSNVFINKACFVNATLPSNIDKKVATVGFIAHMDTADFNAEGINPQIIENYDGNDIVLNKEKNIVLKVDEFPNLKNYISKTLITTDGTTLLGSDDKSGIVEIIEAVKYLKEHPEIKHGDIKMAFGPDEEIGRGADYFDVKEFAADYAYTMDGGPVGELEYESFNAAQATFKIKGVSVHPGTAKGKMINAGLIASEIIQMFPKDEVPEKTEGYEGFYYLVETNTSCESGEVVYILRDHDKAKFLAKKEFVKELVKKVNEKYGKEVVELELKDEYYNMGEIIKDHMYVVDIAKQAMENLGIKPLIKAIRGGTDGSKISFMGLPTPNIFAGGENFHGKYEFVALESMEKATDVIVEISKLNAER from the coding sequence ATGGAAAAATATTCAACATTGAAAGAAAGATTTTTAAGATATGTTAAATTTAATACTCGTTCAGATGAAAAAAGTGAAACTATTCCATCTACACCATCACAAATGGAATTTGCTAAAATGTTAAAAAAAGAATTAGAAGATTTAGGTTTGTCTAATGTCTTTATAAATAAAGCTTGTTTTGTAAATGCAACTTTACCAAGTAATATAGATAAAAAAGTTGCTACTGTTGGTTTTATTGCTCATATGGATACTGCTGATTTCAATGCAGAAGGAATTAATCCTCAAATTATAGAAAACTATGATGGTAATGATATAGTTTTAAACAAAGAAAAAAATATAGTTTTAAAAGTAGATGAATTCCCTAATTTAAAAAACTATATCTCTAAGACTTTAATCACAACAGATGGTACAACTTTACTTGGTTCAGATGATAAATCAGGAATAGTTGAAATTATCGAAGCTGTTAAGTACTTAAAAGAACACCCTGAAATTAAGCATGGAGATATCAAAATGGCTTTTGGTCCAGATGAAGAAATTGGTAGAGGAGCAGACTATTTTGATGTAAAAGAATTTGCAGCAGACTATGCTTACACTATGGATGGAGGACCTGTTGGAGAATTAGAATATGAAAGCTTTAATGCTGCTCAAGCCACATTTAAAATAAAGGGAGTTAGTGTACACCCAGGAACTGCAAAAGGAAAAATGATAAATGCAGGTTTAATTGCTAGTGAAATTATACAAATGTTCCCTAAAGATGAAGTTCCTGAAAAAACTGAAGGATATGAAGGTTTCTATTATTTAGTTGAAACTAATACATCTTGTGAAAGTGGAGAAGTTGTATATATTCTAAGAGACCATGACAAGGCTAAATTCTTAGCTAAGAAAGAATTTGTAAAAGAACTTGTAAAAAAAGTAAATGAAAAATATGGAAAAGAAGTTGTTGAACTTGAACTAAAAGATGAATACTACAATATGGGTGAAATAATAAAAGACCATATGTATGTTGTTGATATAGCAAAACAAGCTATGGAAAATCTTGGTATAAAACCACTTATAAAAGCTATTCGTGGTGGAACAGATGGTTCTAAAATTTCTTTCATGGGATTACCTACACCAAATATTTTTGCTGGTGGAGAAAATTTTCATGGTAAATATGAATTTGTTGCCCTTGAAAGTATGGAAAAAGCAACTGATGTTATAGTTGAAATCTCTAAATTAAATGCAGAAAGGTAA
- a CDS encoding prohibitin family protein, producing MEGKKYFKMVLFGAIGVFVLLLILTNCYTVDTGEVVIISTFGKITRVENEGLHFKIPFVQSKTFMETREKTYIFGKTDEMDTTMEVSTKDMQSIKLEFTVQASITDPEKLYRAFNNKHEQRFIRPRVKEIIQATIAKYTIEEFVSKRAEISKLIFEDLKDDFSQYGMSVSNVSIVNHDFSDEYERAIESKKVAEQEVEKARAEQEKLKVEAENKVRLAEYSLQEKELQAKANAVESNSLTPQLLRKMAIEKWDGKLPQVQGNNGSTLINLD from the coding sequence ATGGAAGGGAAAAAATATTTTAAAATGGTATTATTTGGAGCAATAGGAGTTTTTGTATTACTTTTAATACTTACTAATTGCTATACAGTAGATACAGGGGAAGTTGTTATAATATCAACATTTGGTAAGATAACAAGAGTTGAAAATGAAGGGCTACACTTTAAGATACCATTTGTTCAAAGTAAAACATTTATGGAAACAAGAGAAAAAACATATATTTTTGGAAAAACAGATGAAATGGATACAACTATGGAAGTTTCAACAAAAGATATGCAAAGTATAAAATTAGAGTTTACAGTACAAGCTTCTATTACAGATCCAGAAAAATTATATAGAGCTTTTAATAATAAACATGAACAAAGATTTATTAGACCAAGAGTTAAAGAAATAATTCAAGCTACAATAGCTAAATACACTATAGAAGAGTTTGTAAGTAAGAGAGCAGAGATTTCAAAATTGATATTTGAAGATTTAAAAGATGATTTTTCACAATATGGAATGTCAGTAAGTAATGTATCTATTGTTAATCATGATTTTAGTGATGAGTATGAAAGAGCGATAGAAAGTAAAAAAGTTGCTGAACAAGAAGTTGAAAAAGCAAGAGCAGAACAAGAAAAATTAAAAGTTGAAGCAGAAAATAAAGTAAGATTAGCAGAATATTCTTTGCAAGAAAAAGAATTACAAGCAAAGGCAAATGCTGTTGAAAGTAATTCATTGACTCCTCAACTTTTAAGAAAAATGGCTATTGAAAAATGGGATGGAAAACTTCCACAAGTTCAAGGTAATAATGGAAGCACATTAATTAATTTAGACTAG
- a CDS encoding nucleotidyltransferase, which produces MFKNVIGLVVEYNPFHNGHLHHIQEIDKLFEDNIKIAVMSGDFVQRGEPSLINKFEKTKIALSQGIDIVIELPVFYSSQSAEIFAKGSVSLLDKLSCSHMVFGSESNDLDNLKKITSLSLTDEFTKALKEFLDKGFSYPTAFSKAISDKKFGSNDILALEYLKAIETIDSKIKAYCIKREKTGYYDDEKDNFASASYIRKVLLSSNETEDNKLNKIKNLVPEFSYKILEENFGAFSCLNDFYDLMKYNIIRNYSSLKNIQDLEVGLENRLYKYSLENLSFKDFFDKILSKRLTISRLQRILLHTLLDLTDELTDKVKNKAPYVKILGFSNKGQEYLNYLKKLDDYNERKILTSNRNLKEILSEEELELFNFNELASQIYRIKSSYNNIGYPIINSKT; this is translated from the coding sequence ATGTTTAAAAATGTAATTGGTTTAGTTGTTGAATATAATCCCTTTCATAATGGACATCTACATCACATTCAAGAGATAGATAAACTCTTTGAAGATAATATAAAAATCGCTGTTATGAGTGGTGATTTTGTACAAAGAGGAGAACCATCTCTTATCAATAAATTTGAAAAAACTAAGATAGCTCTATCACAGGGCATAGACATTGTGATAGAGTTACCTGTTTTTTACTCAAGTCAAAGTGCTGAAATTTTTGCAAAAGGTTCTGTTAGTCTTTTAGATAAACTTTCTTGTAGCCATATGGTATTTGGTTCTGAAAGTAATGACTTAGATAATTTAAAAAAAATAACAAGTCTTTCTTTGACAGATGAATTTACAAAAGCTTTAAAAGAATTTTTAGATAAAGGCTTCTCATATCCTACTGCTTTTTCAAAGGCTATATCTGATAAAAAATTTGGTTCTAATGATATCTTAGCTTTAGAATATTTAAAGGCAATAGAAACTATTGATTCTAAGATTAAAGCCTACTGTATAAAAAGAGAAAAAACAGGTTACTATGATGATGAAAAAGATAATTTTGCAAGTGCAAGTTATATTAGAAAAGTTTTATTATCTTCTAATGAAACTGAAGATAATAAATTAAATAAAATTAAAAATTTAGTTCCAGAGTTTTCATATAAGATACTAGAAGAAAATTTTGGAGCTTTTTCATGTCTAAATGACTTTTATGACTTAATGAAATACAATATAATAAGAAATTATTCAAGTCTAAAAAATATTCAAGACTTAGAAGTTGGTTTAGAAAATAGACTATATAAATACTCACTAGAAAACTTATCTTTCAAAGATTTTTTTGATAAAATCTTAAGTAAAAGATTAACTATTTCAAGATTACAAAGAATCTTATTGCACACTCTATTAGATTTAACTGATGAACTTACAGATAAAGTAAAAAATAAAGCCCCTTATGTGAAAATTTTAGGTTTTTCAAATAAGGGACAAGAGTATTTAAATTATCTAAAAAAATTAGATGACTATAATGAAAGAAAAATTTTAACTTCTAATAGAAACTTAAAAGAAATTTTAAGTGAGGAAGAACTTGAATTATTTAATTTCAATGAGCTTGCTTCACAGATTTATCGTATAAAATCAAGTTATAATAATATAGGCTATCCTATAATAAATAGTAAAACATAA
- the gpmA gene encoding 2,3-diphosphoglycerate-dependent phosphoglycerate mutase → MKLVLIRHGESAWNLENRFTGWKDVDLSPKGIEEAKAGGKILKEMNLVFDVAYTSYLKRAIKTLNIVLEEMDELYIPVYKSWRLNERHYGALQGLNKAETAKKYGDEQVHIWRRSFDIAPPSIDKDSEYYPKSDRRYADLPDSEIPLGESLKDTIARVLPYWHSDISKSLQEGKNVIVAAHGNSLRALIKYLLNISNEDILNLNLVTGKPMIFEIDKDLKVISAPELF, encoded by the coding sequence ATGAAATTAGTTTTAATTCGTCATGGTGAAAGTGCTTGGAACTTAGAAAATAGATTTACAGGGTGGAAGGATGTTGATTTGAGCCCTAAAGGAATTGAAGAAGCTAAGGCAGGAGGAAAAATTTTAAAGGAAATGAATTTAGTTTTTGATGTTGCTTACACTTCTTATCTAAAAAGAGCTATAAAAACTCTAAATATAGTTTTAGAAGAAATGGATGAACTATATATTCCTGTATATAAATCTTGGAGATTAAATGAAAGACACTATGGAGCTTTACAAGGATTAAATAAAGCTGAAACTGCTAAAAAATATGGAGATGAACAAGTCCACATTTGGCGTCGTAGTTTTGATATAGCTCCACCATCAATAGATAAAGACAGTGAATACTATCCAAAATCTGATAGAAGATATGCCGATCTTCCAGATTCTGAAATTCCTTTAGGTGAAAGCTTAAAAGATACTATAGCTAGAGTTTTACCTTATTGGCATTCTGATATTTCTAAAAGCTTACAAGAAGGTAAAAATGTTATAGTTGCTGCTCATGGAAACAGTTTAAGAGCTTTAATAAAATACTTATTAAATATTTCAAATGAAGATATTTTAAATCTAAATCTAGTTACTGGTAAACCTATGATATTTGAAATAGACAAAGATTTAAAAGTAATATCTGCACCTGAATTATTTTAA
- a CDS encoding Fic family protein has translation MNKILETLLEEKETKLKGSLYHLTQIKFSYNSNHIEGSKLTEDETRYIYETNSFIGDKEKIVSIDDINETVNHFKCFDYILENIDILDEKLIKNLHKILKNNTSDSQKEWFKVGDYKLKANFISNIKTTSPSNVKKEIKKLLDEYNSKIKITFDDIVDFHYKFEAIHPFQDGNGRVGRLIMFKECLRNDIVPFIIDEEHKLFYYRGLKNYKEDKTYLIETCLSAQDRYIKLLDELEINVK, from the coding sequence ATGAATAAAATTTTAGAGACTTTATTAGAAGAGAAAGAAACTAAATTAAAAGGTAGTCTTTACCATTTAACACAAATTAAATTTTCATATAATTCAAATCATATTGAAGGAAGCAAATTAACAGAAGATGAAACAAGATATATTTATGAGACAAATTCTTTCATAGGAGATAAAGAAAAAATTGTATCAATAGATGACATAAATGAAACAGTTAATCATTTTAAATGCTTTGATTATATACTAGAAAATATAGATATTTTAGATGAAAAATTAATAAAAAATTTACATAAAATTTTAAAAAATAATACTTCTGATTCTCAGAAAGAATGGTTTAAAGTAGGAGACTACAAATTAAAAGCAAATTTTATTAGTAACATAAAAACGACAAGTCCTAGTAATGTAAAAAAAGAAATAAAAAAATTACTTGATGAGTATAACTCTAAAATTAAAATAACATTTGACGATATTGTAGATTTTCATTATAAATTTGAAGCTATTCACCCTTTTCAAGATGGAAATGGGAGAGTTGGTAGACTTATTATGTTCAAAGAATGTTTAAGAAATGATATTGTCCCTTTTATTATAGATGAAGAGCATAAATTATTTTATTATAGAGGTTTAAAAAATTATAAGGAAGATAAAACTTATCTAATTGAAACTTGTCTTTCAGCACAAGATAGATATATAAAATTACTAGATGAATTAGAAATTAATGTTAAATAA
- a CDS encoding DUF4241 domain-containing protein, with protein MQATKEWLEKWEKVKNKLQPNSNLLDYFTLKEIAGKEIDVMDIGPCSIPTGEFLVADPLVYLVSKYETEYFQKIPTGEFRTEVCVVKATDGDCDRYAAVRLKFNDNEVSYFEEAMKGTEDLENINEGDFFGFNVDAGLACICDKKLHELYCEFDKKWCDENPDGNTYDDYFADLFKKSYEDNPKYQRDGGDWINWTIPGTDYHLPMFQSGFGDGAYPVYLAYDKDGNVCQLIVELIDIELVYSDVDDEDDE; from the coding sequence ATGCAAGCAACAAAAGAATGGTTAGAAAAATGGGAAAAGGTAAAAAACAAGTTACAACCTAATAGTAATCTTCTAGATTATTTTACTTTAAAGGAAATTGCTGGTAAAGAAATAGATGTTATGGATATTGGACCATGCTCTATTCCAACAGGAGAGTTTTTAGTTGCAGATCCTCTTGTTTATTTAGTTAGTAAATATGAAACAGAATATTTTCAAAAAATTCCAACAGGAGAGTTTAGAACAGAAGTTTGTGTTGTAAAAGCTACTGATGGAGATTGTGATAGATATGCAGCAGTTAGATTGAAATTTAATGATAATGAAGTTAGTTATTTTGAAGAAGCAATGAAGGGAACAGAAGACTTAGAAAATATTAATGAAGGAGATTTTTTTGGTTTTAATGTTGATGCGGGACTAGCTTGTATTTGTGATAAAAAATTACATGAACTATATTGTGAATTTGATAAAAAATGGTGTGACGAAAATCCTGATGGAAATACTTATGATGATTATTTTGCAGATTTATTCAAAAAGAGTTATGAAGATAACCCTAAGTATCAAAGAGATGGAGGAGATTGGATAAATTGGACTATACCTGGAACAGATTATCATTTACCTATGTTTCAATCTGGTTTTGGAGATGGAGCTTATCCTGTATACTTAGCTTATGATAAAGATGGAAATGTATGTCAACTTATTGTAGAACTTATTGATATTGAACTAGTTTACTCTGATGTAGATGATGAAGATGATGAGTAA
- a CDS encoding DUF2262 domain-containing protein — protein sequence MQEQEIIALINSKGSFILEDSKANAEFIAYVDCKTDELFETSAKIEWKVSDKISLEDIKRFKIYHLKVKELGENTFLLIDILQKDVKNALLENTLKECEQNASVTVEEPNLGKFVLDKKTKSLYSKLKWLSEKEEIDVRLDINEDNRINTLKKVGAFFITLEKIFNDKRDWDKKLKTYSAEHLVDLATELRKNSKSLFKFLKVWKWYFVAKMKLISLVVETDGEIVATFNDRKLFLGHNIIVKANVNKNEISSATVENFNIEDYKKIEVVETDIETKEDKEG from the coding sequence ATGCAAGAACAAGAGATAATAGCCCTTATAAATTCTAAAGGTTCATTTATATTAGAAGATTCTAAAGCAAATGCTGAGTTTATAGCATATGTTGACTGCAAAACTGATGAGTTATTTGAAACATCTGCTAAAATTGAATGGAAAGTATCGGATAAAATTTCTTTAGAAGATATAAAAAGATTTAAGATATATCATTTAAAAGTTAAAGAACTAGGAGAAAATACTTTTTTACTTATAGATATTTTACAAAAAGATGTAAAAAATGCTTTATTAGAAAATACATTAAAGGAATGTGAACAAAATGCAAGTGTTACAGTTGAGGAACCAAATTTAGGGAAGTTTGTTCTTGATAAAAAAACAAAATCTTTATATTCTAAATTAAAATGGTTGAGTGAAAAAGAAGAAATAGATGTGCGTTTAGATATAAATGAAGACAATCGTATTAACACTTTGAAAAAGGTAGGAGCTTTTTTTATTACTCTTGAAAAAATTTTTAATGACAAGAGAGATTGGGATAAAAAATTAAAGACTTATTCAGCTGAACATTTAGTTGATTTAGCAACAGAATTAAGAAAAAATTCTAAGTCATTATTTAAGTTTTTAAAAGTATGGAAATGGTATTTTGTAGCAAAAATGAAACTTATATCTCTAGTTGTTGAAACTGATGGAGAAATTGTTGCTACTTTTAATGACAGAAAATTATTTTTAGGACATAACATAATAGTGAAAGCAAATGTAAATAAAAATGAGATTAGTTCTGCTACAGTTGAAAATTTCAATATAGAAGATTATAAAAAGATAGAAGTTGTTGAAACTGATATTGAAACTAAAGAAGATAAAGAAGGATAA
- a CDS encoding YMGG-like glycine zipper-containing protein: MKKISLVILVLAGILVGCTHTEKTATGGAIAGAAVGAMLGNDVRGTAVGAAIGGALGAGAGELTKNK; encoded by the coding sequence ATGAAAAAAATATCATTAGTTATTTTAGTACTAGCTGGAATTCTAGTAGGATGTACACATACAGAAAAAACTGCAACAGGAGGTGCCATAGCTGGAGCAGCTGTGGGAGCTATGCTTGGTAACGATGTTAGAGGTACTGCTGTAGGAGCTGCTATTGGTGGAGCACTTGGAGCTGGTGCTGGAGAATTAACAAAAAATAAATAG
- a CDS encoding subtype B tannase: MKKFKFLMLFCLFGSMAFATPKTTKAVKNEYDLKFNPNKYVSKETEVNGKKVKYRAYENIVYVKNPVDKEYQNMNIYIPEEYFKNSSIGNYNSSNAPIFLPNSVGGYMPGKADKVGVGRDGKANSLSYALSKGYVVAAPGARGRTLKDKNGAYTGKAPAAIVDLKAAVRYLYFNDEVMPGDANKIISNGTSAGGALSALLGASGNSQDYLPYLTELGAADTRDDIYAVSSYCPITNLENADSAYEWMYNGVNTFSRMEFTRNTSAQEYNDRSLTHTTVQGSLTEDETKISNRLKNMFPSYLNNLKLKDDKGNLLTLDKNGNGTFKSYLSLIIKNSANKALEEGKDISEFKKAFTIENGKVVAVDLDVYTHIGDRMKSPPAFDSLDASSGENNLFGDKRTDNKNFTKFSFDITNKEAIEYYRKGKFNDKSIKIVIPKMADKTIIKMMNPMNYIESAPTKYWRIRHGAIDKDTSLAIPAILAIKLKNSGKIVDFAAPWGQGHGGDYDLDELFNWIDTVVNK, from the coding sequence ATGAAAAAATTTAAATTTTTAATGCTATTCTGTTTATTTGGCTCTATGGCTTTTGCAACTCCTAAAACTACAAAAGCTGTAAAAAATGAATATGATTTAAAATTCAATCCAAATAAATATGTTTCTAAGGAAACTGAAGTCAATGGAAAGAAAGTTAAATATCGTGCTTATGAAAATATTGTCTATGTTAAAAATCCTGTGGACAAAGAATATCAAAATATGAATATCTATATTCCAGAAGAATATTTTAAAAATTCTTCTATTGGAAATTATAATAGCTCTAATGCTCCTATCTTTTTACCTAATAGTGTTGGAGGATATATGCCAGGTAAAGCTGATAAAGTAGGAGTTGGTAGAGATGGAAAAGCTAACTCTCTTAGTTATGCACTATCAAAAGGTTATGTGGTTGCAGCACCTGGTGCAAGAGGTAGAACTCTAAAAGATAAGAATGGAGCTTATACAGGAAAAGCTCCTGCTGCAATAGTTGACTTAAAGGCAGCAGTTAGATACCTTTATTTTAATGATGAAGTTATGCCAGGAGATGCTAATAAGATAATTTCAAATGGAACTAGTGCTGGTGGAGCTTTATCAGCTCTTTTAGGAGCAAGTGGAAACTCTCAAGACTATCTTCCTTACCTAACAGAACTTGGAGCAGCTGATACAAGAGATGATATTTACGCTGTATCTTCTTATTGCCCTATTACAAACTTAGAAAATGCTGACTCAGCTTATGAATGGATGTACAATGGTGTTAACACCTTTTCAAGAATGGAGTTCACAAGAAATACATCTGCTCAAGAATATAATGATAGAAGCTTAACTCATACAACTGTCCAAGGTAGTTTAACAGAAGATGAAACAAAAATATCTAATAGATTAAAAAATATGTTCCCTTCTTATTTAAATAATTTAAAATTAAAGGATGACAAAGGAAATCTATTGACTTTAGATAAAAATGGAAATGGGACTTTCAAATCATATCTTTCTCTTATAATTAAAAATTCTGCTAATAAGGCTTTGGAAGAAGGAAAAGATATCAGTGAATTTAAAAAAGCTTTCACTATTGAAAATGGTAAAGTTGTTGCTGTTGACTTAGATGTTTATACTCATATTGGTGATAGAATGAAATCTCCACCTGCTTTTGATAGTTTAGATGCAAGCTCTGGAGAAAATAATCTGTTTGGTGATAAGAGAACAGACAATAAAAACTTCACTAAATTTTCTTTTGATATAACTAATAAAGAAGCTATTGAATACTACCGAAAAGGTAAATTTAACGATAAAAGTATTAAAATTGTAATTCCTAAAATGGCAGATAAAACTATAATAAAAATGATGAACCCTATGAATTATATTGAGAGTGCTCCAACTAAATATTGGAGAATAAGACATGGAGCAATAGATAAGGATACTTCTCTTGCTATCCCTGCAATACTAGCTATTAAATTAAAAAATTCTGGAAAAATTGTAGACTTTGCTGCTCCTTGGGGACAAGGACATGGTGGAGATTATGATTTAGATGAATTATTTAATTGGATTGACACTGTTGTAAATAAATAA
- the typA gene encoding translational GTPase TypA — translation MKIKNIAIIAHVDHGKTTLVDCLLRQGGVFKTHELEKVEERVMDSDDIERERGITIFSKNASARYKDYKINIVDTPGHADFGGEVQRIMKMVDSVLLLVDAFEGPMPQTKYVLKKALEQGHRPIVVVNKVDKPNARPEDVLYMVYDLFIELNANEYQLEFPVVYASGKAGFARKELTDENTDMQPLFETILEHVQDPDGDVAKPTQFLITNIAYDNYVGKLAVGRIHNGTLKRNQDVMLIKRDGKQVKGKVSVLYGYEGLKRVEIEEAEAGDIVCVAGIDDIDIGETLADINDPVALPLIDIDEPTLAMTFMVNDSPFVGKEGKFVTSRHIWDRLQKEIQTNVSMRVEATDSPDSFIVKGRGELQLSILLENMRREGFEVQVSKPRVLFKEKDGKRLEPIELALIDVDDSFTGTVIEKMGVRKAEMVSMVPGQDGYTRLEFKVPARGLIGFRNEFLTDTKGTGILNHSFFDYEEYKGDIPTRNKGVLIATEPGVTVPYALNNLQDRGTLFLDPGIPVYEGMIVGEHNRENDLVVNVCKTKKLTNMRAAGSDDAVKLATPRKFTLEQALDYIAEDELVEVTPTNIRLRKKILKEGDRRKNWSALNNK, via the coding sequence ATGAAAATTAAAAACATAGCAATTATTGCTCACGTTGACCACGGTAAAACGACTCTTGTCGATTGTCTATTGAGACAAGGAGGAGTTTTTAAAACTCATGAACTTGAAAAAGTTGAAGAAAGAGTTATGGACTCAGATGATATTGAAAGAGAAAGAGGAATTACAATCTTCTCTAAAAATGCCTCTGCTAGATATAAAGACTATAAGATAAATATAGTTGACACACCAGGCCATGCTGACTTTGGTGGAGAAGTACAAAGAATTATGAAAATGGTTGATTCTGTTCTTTTACTTGTAGATGCTTTTGAAGGTCCTATGCCTCAAACAAAATATGTTTTGAAAAAAGCTTTAGAACAAGGACATAGACCAATAGTTGTAGTAAACAAAGTTGATAAACCTAATGCTAGACCAGAAGATGTTTTATACATGGTTTATGATTTATTTATAGAATTAAATGCTAATGAATATCAACTTGAATTTCCAGTAGTTTATGCTTCAGGAAAAGCAGGTTTTGCTAGAAAAGAATTGACTGATGAAAATACAGATATGCAACCATTATTTGAAACAATACTTGAGCATGTTCAAGATCCTGATGGAGATGTAGCTAAACCAACTCAATTTTTAATAACAAATATTGCTTATGACAACTATGTTGGAAAATTAGCAGTTGGAAGAATACACAATGGTACTTTAAAAAGAAACCAAGATGTAATGTTAATAAAAAGAGATGGAAAACAAGTTAAAGGTAAAGTCTCTGTTCTATATGGTTATGAAGGATTAAAAAGAGTTGAAATAGAAGAAGCTGAAGCTGGGGATATAGTTTGCGTTGCTGGTATTGATGATATAGATATTGGTGAAACATTAGCCGATATAAATGATCCTGTGGCTTTACCTTTGATTGATATTGATGAACCAACACTTGCAATGACATTTATGGTAAACGATTCTCCATTTGTTGGAAAAGAAGGAAAATTTGTAACTTCTAGACATATTTGGGATAGATTACAAAAAGAAATTCAAACAAATGTTAGTATGAGAGTAGAAGCAACTGATTCTCCTGACTCATTTATAGTTAAAGGAAGAGGAGAACTTCAACTTTCTATATTACTTGAAAATATGAGAAGAGAAGGTTTTGAAGTACAAGTTTCTAAACCAAGAGTTTTATTTAAAGAAAAAGATGGAAAGAGATTAGAACCTATCGAACTTGCTTTAATTGATGTAGATGACAGCTTTACAGGAACTGTAATTGAAAAGATGGGAGTTAGAAAAGCCGAAATGGTTTCTATGGTTCCAGGACAAGATGGATATACAAGACTTGAATTCAAAGTACCTGCAAGAGGACTTATAGGATTTAGAAATGAATTTTTAACTGATACTAAAGGTACAGGAATTTTAAACCATTCTTTCTTTGATTATGAAGAATATAAAGGGGATATTCCTACAAGAAATAAGGGAGTTTTAATAGCTACTGAACCAGGAGTCACTGTTCCCTATGCCTTAAATAACTTACAAGATAGAGGGACTCTATTCTTAGATCCAGGTATTCCAGTATATGAAGGAATGATAGTTGGAGAACACAACAGAGAGAATGACTTAGTTGTAAATGTTTGTAAGACTAAAAAATTAACAAATATGAGAGCTGCTGGTTCTGATGATGCAGTTAAACTTGCAACACCTAGAAAATTTACCCTAGAACAAGCTCTTGACTACATTGCTGAAGATGAACTTGTAGAAGTTACTCCAACAAATATTAGATTAAGAAAGAAAATCTTAAAAGAAGGAGATAGAAGAAAAAACTGGTCTGCTTTAAATAATAAATAG
- the truB gene encoding tRNA pseudouridine(55) synthase TruB, producing MEGIILVNKPKGISSFDVIRKLKKILKTKKIGHTGTLDPLATGLMLICVGKATKLASDLEAKNKVYLANFEIGYATDTYDIEGKRIAENLIDISKDNLELSLKKFIGDIKQIPPMYSAIKIDGNKLYHLARKGIEIERPERDVTIEYINLLDFKDNKAKIETKVSKGCYIRSLIYDIGLDLGTYATMTELQRINVGEYSLTNSYTLEQMEEMAQNNNFSFLNSVEEVFSYDKYNLETEKEFTLFKNGNTVKIEDNLENKKYRVYYQDEFLGLANIENNNLLKGYKYY from the coding sequence TTGGAAGGAATAATACTTGTAAATAAACCCAAAGGAATAAGCTCCTTTGATGTTATAAGAAAGCTTAAAAAGATTTTAAAAACTAAAAAAATAGGTCACACAGGAACTCTTGACCCTTTAGCAACAGGACTTATGCTTATCTGTGTTGGAAAAGCTACTAAACTTGCTTCTGATTTAGAAGCTAAAAATAAAGTTTATTTGGCTAATTTTGAAATAGGATATGCTACTGATACCTATGATATCGAAGGAAAAAGAATTGCTGAAAATCTTATAGATATTTCAAAAGATAATTTAGAATTATCTTTAAAAAAATTTATAGGAGATATAAAGCAAATTCCACCAATGTATTCTGCTATAAAAATTGATGGAAACAAACTTTATCATTTAGCAAGAAAAGGTATTGAGATAGAGAGACCTGAAAGAGATGTAACTATTGAATACATTAATCTTTTAGATTTTAAAGATAATAAGGCTAAAATTGAAACAAAGGTTTCTAAGGGTTGCTATATAAGAAGCTTAATCTATGATATAGGTTTAGATTTAGGAACTTATGCCACTATGACAGAGCTTCAAAGAATAAATGTTGGAGAATATTCTTTAACTAATTCGTATACACTGGAACAGATGGAAGAAATGGCTCAAAATAACAATTTTAGTTTCTTAAACTCTGTTGAGGAAGTTTTTTCTTATGACAAATATAATTTAGAGACTGAGAAAGAATTTACTTTATTTAAAAATGGTAATACTGTAAAAATAGAGGATAATTTAGAAAATAAAAAATATAGAGTATATTATCAAGATGAATTCTTAGGTTTGGCAAATATAGAAAATAATAATTTATTAAAAGGATATAAATATTATTAA